In Methanococcoides sp. LMO-2, a single window of DNA contains:
- a CDS encoding COG1361 S-layer family protein codes for MLLVSPIATASAATYTSAPGVSVDIMSQSPNPARPGETVELTVSVQNIGNEDLADVKVEIEPEYPFSEVSGESLNKTISFLDARQDEEDAAILRFTLNVDPNAAEGLYELDICVNEGDSATKTTTVDVEVRGKEYAQVLINEAVIDRAVEETLEFTVTNTGNSPLKNMAISWDEPNGEILPVYSDNTKFISYLGAGESATVTYSVIADVNADPGLYQLDINLEFEDYDSNVNEINTKAGLFIGGGTDFDVTFSEGSEGEVSLSVANIGNNEAYSVKVSIPEQDNYRTTGSSATIVGNLDTGDYTITSFTVTNNNLASNSESTDRSSMNIDEMDPEEIAALRQSQQSQNGLEVLIEYTDSTGQRVSVEKTVPIELTSTTGDMTTAGPGARNNSSSISTYLTYLLVIGVVVGGAFYYKKTKTSKEKDDEVQDIS; via the coding sequence ATGCTATTGGTATCACCGATTGCAACTGCTTCTGCAGCAACTTATACGAGTGCCCCTGGTGTCAGTGTGGACATAATGAGCCAGAGCCCGAACCCTGCAAGGCCAGGTGAGACCGTTGAACTGACAGTCAGTGTACAGAACATTGGAAATGAAGATCTTGCCGATGTGAAGGTGGAAATCGAACCTGAATATCCATTTTCAGAAGTATCCGGCGAATCGTTGAACAAAACAATTTCATTCCTCGATGCACGTCAGGACGAAGAAGATGCAGCGATCCTAAGGTTCACACTAAATGTTGATCCCAATGCAGCAGAAGGACTCTATGAGCTTGACATATGTGTTAATGAGGGAGACAGTGCAACTAAAACTACAACAGTCGATGTTGAAGTACGTGGAAAGGAATACGCCCAGGTACTAATTAACGAAGCAGTTATCGATCGTGCAGTTGAAGAAACTCTGGAATTTACAGTAACAAACACAGGAAATTCCCCTCTTAAAAACATGGCTATCTCATGGGATGAACCCAACGGAGAGATCCTTCCGGTATATTCAGACAATACAAAATTCATATCATACCTTGGAGCCGGAGAATCGGCCACAGTCACATATTCAGTTATCGCCGATGTGAATGCAGACCCCGGGCTTTACCAACTGGACATTAATCTGGAATTTGAAGACTATGATTCAAATGTGAATGAGATCAATACCAAAGCAGGTCTCTTCATTGGCGGAGGTACCGATTTCGATGTCACTTTCTCTGAAGGAAGTGAAGGAGAAGTTTCTCTATCAGTAGCTAATATCGGTAACAATGAAGCATATTCTGTAAAAGTATCTATTCCTGAACAAGATAACTACAGAACTACCGGTAGCTCTGCAACCATAGTAGGTAATCTTGATACGGGTGATTACACCATCACTTCATTTACTGTTACCAATAATAATCTTGCTTCAAATTCAGAAAGTACTGACAGATCATCCATGAACATTGATGAAATGGATCCTGAAGAAATAGCAGCACTGCGCCAATCACAGCAATCCCAGAACGGACTCGAGGTACTGATAGAATATACGGATTCGACCGGACAAAGGGTTTCAGTTGAAAAGACCGTTCCTATTGAACTTACATCCACTACAGGAGATATGACCACAGCCGGACCTGGTGCAAGAAATAATAGTTCTTCCATAAGCACTTACCTGACATATCTATTGGTAATTGGAGTCGTAGTTGGTGGAGCATTCTATTACAAGAAAACAAAAACTTCGAAGGAAAAGGACGATGAGGTACAAGACATATCTTAA
- a CDS encoding helix-turn-helix transcriptional regulator — MKTRYSILFLFILLSMLPTAMAVANSSATVHGATYEWNTFEPLENTIIAVNSTPSQSVVAKYGTYSFDLNSGSYTITAKYSDNDTLIYFAEEDIVITDAGNYVIDLLLYPAYSEGLITEEDLAEIAPIEESSVASEKKNQSSIGIYSIAAIMLALIAIGGYSFVHKKKGTDHVTYQPEVVAEPEEDNEEFPSDLQEVLDIIVANGGRITQKDLRSRIRYSEGKVSLMLSELEAKGYVEKFRKGRGNVIILKDRK, encoded by the coding sequence ATGAAAACCAGATATTCAATATTGTTCCTTTTTATTCTGCTCAGCATGCTGCCAACGGCAATGGCAGTTGCAAACAGCTCAGCCACCGTCCATGGAGCAACATATGAATGGAACACATTTGAACCTCTGGAAAATACTATAATTGCAGTAAATTCAACACCATCACAATCCGTTGTAGCAAAATACGGAACATATTCTTTTGACCTTAATTCCGGCAGCTACACTATCACAGCTAAATATTCCGATAATGACACTCTCATCTACTTCGCAGAAGAGGATATTGTCATCACAGATGCTGGCAACTATGTCATCGATCTCCTGCTTTACCCTGCATACTCTGAAGGGTTGATAACTGAAGAAGACCTTGCTGAAATTGCTCCGATTGAAGAAAGCTCAGTGGCTTCCGAAAAGAAAAATCAGTCATCTATCGGCATATATTCAATTGCAGCTATAATGCTCGCATTGATAGCAATCGGTGGATATTCCTTTGTACACAAGAAAAAAGGAACAGATCACGTCACATATCAACCTGAAGTAGTTGCTGAGCCGGAAGAAGATAACGAAGAGTTCCCATCTGACCTTCAGGAAGTACTCGATATAATAGTAGCGAACGGTGGAAGGATAACTCAAAAGGACCTTCGAAGCAGGATCAGATACTCTGAAGGAAAAGTAAGCCTTATGTTGTCGGAACTTGAAGCAAAGGGTTATGTTGAGAAGTTCAGGAAGGGACGTGGCAACGTTATCATACTAAAAGATCGAAAATAA
- a CDS encoding ABC transporter ATP-binding protein, which translates to MNENEVPLIDLKDVWKIYQMGEIEFAALKGVDLHIKKGEFVVILGPSGSGKSTLMNQIGCLDTPTKGSVSLNGKNISHLEESELAQIRGRTIGFIFQQFNLIPTLNSLENVMLPLEFQEEDANVAEKRARELLKIVGLGDKMQHSPSQLSGGQRQRVAIARSLSVDPEILLADEPTGALDSKTGDYILEFLNELHEEQNKTIIIVTHDTELIKYAEKIIHIKDGMIEKIELKEKRLT; encoded by the coding sequence ATGAATGAAAATGAAGTACCCCTCATAGACCTGAAGGATGTCTGGAAGATCTACCAGATGGGTGAAATTGAGTTTGCAGCATTAAAAGGAGTTGACCTGCACATCAAGAAAGGCGAGTTTGTAGTTATACTCGGACCAAGTGGAAGTGGTAAAAGTACACTGATGAACCAGATAGGTTGTCTGGATACCCCTACAAAAGGAAGTGTCAGCCTGAATGGGAAGAATATTTCCCACCTTGAAGAATCCGAGCTGGCACAGATCAGGGGAAGGACAATTGGATTCATTTTTCAACAGTTTAACCTGATCCCTACACTCAATTCCCTGGAAAATGTTATGCTACCACTGGAATTCCAGGAAGAGGACGCAAATGTGGCAGAGAAACGGGCCAGAGAACTGCTGAAGATAGTGGGACTTGGAGACAAAATGCAACACTCGCCTTCCCAGCTCTCAGGAGGACAAAGGCAGAGAGTTGCTATTGCCAGATCCCTCTCAGTCGATCCGGAAATACTTCTGGCAGACGAACCTACCGGAGCCCTGGACAGCAAGACCGGAGACTATATTCTGGAATTTTTGAACGAATTACATGAAGAACAGAACAAGACGATAATCATTGTTACCCACGATACTGAACTCATAAAATATGCTGAAAAAATCATACACATTAAAGATGGGATGATCGAAAAAATAGAACTTAAGGAGAAAAGGTTGACATGA